The DNA sequence TTATGAGCCCGACGAGCTACCAAACTGCTCCACCCCGCGTCAACTGCTGCAATTATATTGATTGTGAACAATATTTGCAATGATAAAGGCAGAAACCTCTGCCACTTTATCGATTCAGACCAAGCTAGGCTCAATCTAAATTTGGTGCGGATGGAGGGACTTGAACCCTCACGAGCTAGGCTCACCACCCCCTCAAGATGGCGTGTCTACCAATTCCACCACATCCGCATGTGATCGTTACTTCGACTGGTTAAGAATTTTTATGAGTTTGAGGAGACTCATCTTTTCCAGTCACGCTACCTAAATCAAACTAAGGCCTAATCTAAGTCGCGCTATGCTCTTTCGAGCGATTAGTCAGGGATCTTATCTTCTGACTTTTGTGCGTCTTTTGCTGCATCGGTAACTTGCTCAGTTACGGCCGCCGCATCGGCACCTAAATCTTTCCAAGACTCTTCGGTTTTAGCGTGGTTTGCGCTCAAGTTGCCAATCGTCAGACTCAGGGCAAAGAAGGCAATTGCCAGTAT is a window from the Shewanella loihica PV-4 genome containing:
- the secG gene encoding preprotein translocase subunit SecG, which gives rise to MYEVLMVIYLLVALGLIGLILIQQGKGADMGASFGAGASATLFGSSGSGNFLTRSTAILAIAFFALSLTIGNLSANHAKTEESWKDLGADAAAVTEQVTDAAKDAQKSEDKIPD